One genomic region from Mytilus trossulus isolate FHL-02 chromosome 9, PNRI_Mtr1.1.1.hap1, whole genome shotgun sequence encodes:
- the LOC134684420 gene encoding uncharacterized protein LOC134684420 — MLQKPLTGYVETVISTSGLWSPVPKVPKGHTSLGHLKTRKTPSKFELSPSEQYTSTSGLWSPVAKGQTLQTLQTRKSSPTLKTPTRKRPSIQLELSPSEQYTSTSGLWSPVAKGQTLQSRKSSPTLKTPTTKRPSIQLELSPSEQYTVSIAINFETKIEIICFPAFKTEMSRSSNHSVRNTINFIKLLFI; from the exons ATGCTCCAAAAACCACTTACTGGATATGTAGAAActgtcatt AGCACCAGTGGACTATGGTCACCAGTACCGAAGGTGCCTAAGGGGCACACATCACTTGGGCACCTTAAGACCAGGAAGACGCCTAGCAAATTTGAATTGTCACCTTCAGAACAATATACT AGCACCAGTGGACTATGGTCACCAGTAGCTAAGGGGCAGACCCTTCAGACCCTTCAGACCAGAAAGTCTTCCCCTACTTTAAAGACGCCGACCAGGAAGAGGCCTAGCATTCAATTAGAATTGTCACCTTCAGAACAATATACT AGCACCAGTGGACTATGGTCACCAGTAGCTAAGGGGCAGACCCTTCAGTCCAGAAAGTCTTCCCCTACTTTAAAGACGCCGACCACGAAGAGGCCAAGCATTCAATTAGAATTGTCACCTTCAGAACAATATACTGTAAGTATTGCAATTAACTTTGagacaaaaatagaaataatttgttttcctgCCTTCAAGACTGAAATGTCAAGATCTTCAAATCATAGTGTAAgaaatacaattaattttattaaactgttattcatttga
- the LOC134684422 gene encoding uncharacterized protein K02A2.6-like encodes MQSDMNINSEDADDLFHVLQIEDLPITSAEIQRETRKEKVLASVLYQAMNGWEITDDSLIKPYFTRRNELTVSHGCLLWGIRVIIPIKFRNRILELLHSSHPGMVKMKALARGHVWWPGIDSDIEHLVKSCTGCQINQHAPALTPLHPWEWPETPWQRVHIDYAGPFINRMFFVMVDAHSKWPEVFEMKSITATKTIDIMRQVFARNGVPAHIVSDNGPSFASAEFAEFLRQNGIKHTKSAPYHPATNGLIERFIQTFKQSMKAMKWESGDVNKKIANFLLTYRQTPHTSTHETPSKLFLGRDLRSRLHLLKPNLRNTVRVSQEKSCEIRMNKKDRQFEVGERVIAKDYRGKDPWVAGIISEREGPLMYKVSTDNGHTWRRHTEQLKSTQMPKSYEQSIENDNIIVDNTETRTQQHVAEKSPEQTKNNEMSMPRRNPIRERNPPKRLIAEME; translated from the coding sequence ATGCAAAGTGACATGAACATTAACAGTGAAGACGCAGATGATCTTTTTCACGTGTTACAAATTGAGGACCTTCCAATTACGAGCGCCGAAATTCAACGTGAAACTCGAAAAGAAAAGGTATTAGCATCAGTTTTGTACCAAGCAATGAATGGATGGGAAATAACGGACGATTCGTTAATAAAACCTTATTTCACTCGCAGAAATGAATTAACTGTTAGTCATGGTTGCCTTCTGTGGGGAATAAGAGTCATAATTCCGATTAAATTCAGGAATCGAATTCTAGAATTACTTCATAGTAGTCACCCGGGAATGGTGAAAATGAAGGCGTTGGCCAGAGGGCATGTCTGGTGGCCCGGTATAGACAGTGACATTGAACATTTAGTCAAAAGCTGCACTGGATGCCAGATAAATCAGCACGCACCAGCACTAACACCGTTACACCCATGGGAATGGCCCGAGACACCATGGCAACGAGTCCATATAGACTACGCAGGACCGTTTATAAACAGAATGTTTTTTGTTATGGTGGACGCGCATAGCAAGTGGCCTGAGGTTTTCGAAATGAAATCGATTACAGCAACAAAAACAATTGACATTATGAGACAAGTATTTGCTAGAAATGGAGTACCTGCTCATATTGTATCGGATAATGGACCAAGTTTTGCATCCGCAGAATTCGCAGAATTCTTGAGACAAAATGGAATAAAACACACGAAGTCAGCACCCTATCATCCAGCAACAAATGGACTTATTGAGAgatttattcaaacatttaaacagTCAATGAAAGCAATGAAATGGGAATCTGGTGATGTAAACAAAAAGATCGCAAACTTCTTGCTGACGTATCGCCAGACACCACACACTAGCACCCACGAAACACCATCAAAACTGTTTCTAGGAAGGGACTTAAGATCTAGACTTCATTTGTTAAAACCAAACTTACGAAACACCGTTAGAGTGAGCCAGGAAAAATCTTGCGAAATAAGAATGAATAAGAAGGATAGACAATTTGAAGTAGGCGAAAGAGTTATTGCAAAGGACTATAGAGGAAAAGATCCGTGGGTAGCAGGAATTATAAGCGAGCGTGAAGGACCACTCATGTATAAAGTTTCAACCGACAACGGACACACATGGAGAAGGCATACAGAACAATTAAAGTCTACTCAAATGCCAAAATCGTATGAACAATCAATCGAAAACGATAACATTATAGTTGACAATACGGAGACACGCACACAACAACATGTGGCCGAAAAATCACCGgaacaaaccaaaaacaatgaaatgtcAATGCCGCGACGAAATCCAATAAGAGAACGAAATCCACCAAAAAGATTAATTGCCGAAATGGAATAG
- the LOC134685373 gene encoding uncharacterized protein LOC134685373: MEGRLPKTNHLCHLYDDLAVKYRVRNTNMPEEKEGGKDATKSIGKRSLDTDSEIKELKDQVKRLKRRVEKLEEKRPSSSKAGNDTTNCSEMSDPIKYNGFTLNELKLSIEHVESCQPAIDILLRKMFTSEEITSQSVTGKKLLNVHLLVQGHQWTKQNFML, encoded by the exons aTGGAAGGTAGATTGCCCAAGACAAACCACCTGTGTCATCTATATGATGATTTGGCAGTCAAATATAGAGTTAGAAATACCAATATGCCTGAAGAAAAAGAAGGTGGAAAAGATGCTACAAAAAG CATTGGAAAAAGATCTCTTGATACAGACTCAGAGATTAAAGAACTGAAAGATCAAGTAAAGAGATTAAAGAGACGGGTAGAAAAACTAGAAGAAAAGCGTCCTTCTTCGAGTAAAGCAGGAAATGACACAACAAATTGTTCTGAAATGTCCGATCCAATTAAGTACAATGGATTTACATTAAACGAGCTAAAACTAAGCATAGAACATGTGGAATCATGTCAACCCgccattgatattttattgagGAAGATGTTTACCTCGGAAGAAATAACATCACAATCTGTTACAGGAAAAAAACTTCTAAATGTTCATTTGCTGGtccaaggccaccaatggacCAAACAAAACTTCATGTTATGA
- the LOC134684423 gene encoding uncharacterized protein LOC134684423 — protein MNYSLSSHRGDAETLCDAVLHNLGQEWGFELTKLRGQGYDGCATMTGAISGVQKRIQDAWLEAKYFVHCNSHRLNLVIVNTCNKVVEARNALTILGKITWFICGVSKRKAILMKEVKQGNKDLDFDLLYDNEDALFEAAMRQTMMPKLSETRWTSRVDTLSWLLAHYKSLLNVLENVQSNSKGQAAADASSYHAVLLKFDFILVTVMLQYTLGYIRPLSILLQSEACDLVKAHQEARDLLVIFQGIRSDSDAKFHDIYERSASIATENDVVPTKPRSTQRQRHRANAPVESIEEHFRVNYFLPFIDHIISHLDSRFPEELKAIFYGNYLVPSLVGKIKEEVVTSMKQEYSVDLPYRNDFTQEVHRWVAKCHRDNLSLVTTLTGAILYADPELYPNIHLVLKLLLTLPFGSCSCERSFSALRRLKTWCRATMTEDRLCGLALLHVHWNDAVGQVRAESVLRRWDLLGNRKIHLAFTAD, from the coding sequence atgaaTTATTCATTATCATCTCACAGGGGTGACGCAGAAACCCTTTGTGATGCAGTTTTGCACAATCTTGGACAGGAATGGGGTTTTGAATTGACGAAGTTGAGGGGACAGGGCTATGATGGCTGTGCTACAATGACTGGTGCGATATCTGGAGTTCAGAAAAGAATTCAAGATGCATGGCTGGAGGCGAAATATTTCGTACATTGCAATTCACATCGTCTTAATTTGGTGATAGTCAACACTTGTAATAAAGTTGTTGAAGCTAGAAATGCACTAACCATACTTGGTAAGATAACATGGTTCATATGTGGCGTGAGCAAACGGAAAGCCATTTTAATGAAAGAGGTCAAACAAGGAAACAAAGATTTAGATTTCGATTTACTCTATGACAATGAAGATGCCCTGTTTGAAGCTGCAATGAGACAGACCATGATGCCGAAACTATCAGAGACTAGATGGACGTCTAGGGTAGACACATTGTCTTGGCTTTTGGCTCACTATAAGTCTCTACTAAATGTGCTTGAAAATGTACAGTCAAATTCTAAAGGTCAGGCTGCAGCCGATGCTTCTTCATATCATGCAGTGCTACTTAAATTTGATTTCATCCTTGTAACAGTAATGTTACAATACACCCTAGGCTATATCAGACCGTTGTCCATTCTGCTTCAGTCTGAGGCTTGTGATCTAGTAAAAGCTCATCAGGAGGCTAGAGATCTTCTGGTAATATTTCAAGGAATAAGGTCGGATTCCGATGCTAAGTTTCACGATATTTACGAGAGGAGCGCATCAATCGCAACTGAAAATGATGTGGTACCAACAAAACCAAGAAGCACGCAACGGCAAAGGCACAGAGCAAATGCTCCAGTCGAAAGTATCGAAGAGCATTTTCGTGTTAACTACTTTCTACCGTTTATTGATCATATCATTTCACATTTGGATTCGAGATTCCCGGAAGAGCTGAAGGCAATTTTCTATGGAAACTACCTTGTGCCATCGCTTGtaggaaaaataaaagaagaggTGGTCACTTCAATGAAACAAGAATACTCGGTAGACTTGCCATACCGAAATGATTTTACGCAAGAAGTTCATAGATGGGTGGCAAAATGTCATAGAGACAACTTGTCGTTAGTAACGACGCTAACAGGTGCAATTTTGTATGCTGACCCTGAGTTATATCCAAATATCCATTTGGTATTAAAGTTGCTACTTACACTGCCGTTCGGCTCGTGTTCGTGCGAGAGATCTTTCTCTGCTCTCCGACGGTTGAAGACGTGGTGCAGAGCTACAATGACGGAAGATCGGCTATGTGGATTAGCATTGCTGCATGTTCACTGGAATGACGCTGTAGGGCAAGTTAGAGCTGAATCAGTACTTAGAAGATGGGATTTATTAGGAAACAGGAAGATTCACCTTGCATTTACGGCtgattaa
- the LOC134685374 gene encoding uncharacterized protein LOC134685374 — protein sequence MYYLIKENFLFTELAYVGAAKYNVKLEKVILKRIIKTSKTPEKLALNLIAPLLSEYEINNCTLYGNQQHKKEAVAENKRRAIRSAVFDKFGGEKEQNEQLWTKLTININDKIRGLKNGKYKKTVKY from the exons ATGTACTATCTCATCAAAGAGaactttttatttacagaactgGCCTATGTTGGAGCAGCAAAATACAATGTGAAATTAGAAAAGGTTATTCTCAAAAGAATAATTAAAACATCTAAAACACCAGAAAAACTGGCCCTCAACCTTATAGCGCCACTTTTATCAGAGTATGAGATCAACAACTGCACTCTATATGGCAATCAGCAACATAAGAAGGAAGCAGTTGCTGAAAACAAAAGGAGAGCTATAAGAT CTGCTGTGTTTGATAAATTTGGAGGAGAAAAAGAACAGAATGAACAACTATGGACAAAGCTGACCATCAATATAAACGATAAAATTAGAGGTTTAAAGaatggcaaatataaaaaaacagtgaAATATTAG